One window of Dyadobacter sandarakinus genomic DNA carries:
- a CDS encoding alpha-amylase family protein translates to MTRNRLLTGLMMLPAWCQAQVAPREIKENFWYKNSIIYNLEVGVFKDSDGDGKGDFNGLIDKLDYLKMLGVDAIWLAPFQPSPGQDDGYDVADFYGVDPRLGTSGDFAEFMHQAQKRGIRVIMDLVINHTSDQHPWFRDARTSKTSKYRDWYVWSAQRPKNADKGMVFPGIEKEVWTLDKQTNEYFYHRFYTFQPDLNYSNPAVMRESQRIIGYWLNQGIAGFRLDAVPFIIEVPKSNIDKPELDFDFLTDMRQFVQSRKADATILGEANVEPSENGRYFGKRGEGIQMMFNFFANQHLFYALATGELEPLKSALLQTKEIPDASQWANFLRNHDEIDLGRLTDKQRQQVYDKFGPDKNMQLYDRGIRRRLAPMLSNNRKHIDLAYSLLFSLPGAPVIRYGEELGMGDDLSLKERLSVRTPMQWNGSANAGFTTADTAFRPVINSGPFGFQQVNVEKEYRDPASLLNWITMLIRLRKSAPEIGLGSYTLLNCKAPSVLGIRYDYEGQSVVVLHNLSDKPAKATFTLDKADKLYDMINPAQDQTTPKGKADIALEGYGFKWYRINRVLP, encoded by the coding sequence ATGACTAGAAACCGCCTATTGACAGGATTAATGATGTTGCCGGCCTGGTGCCAGGCGCAGGTAGCGCCCCGCGAAATCAAGGAAAACTTCTGGTACAAAAACAGCATCATCTATAACCTGGAAGTAGGTGTGTTCAAGGATAGTGACGGGGATGGAAAAGGTGATTTCAATGGTTTGATCGACAAGCTGGATTACCTTAAAATGCTGGGTGTCGACGCGATCTGGCTGGCGCCTTTTCAGCCATCGCCCGGCCAGGACGATGGGTACGATGTCGCCGACTTTTATGGTGTTGACCCCAGATTGGGAACCAGCGGTGACTTTGCGGAATTTATGCATCAGGCACAGAAACGCGGCATACGCGTCATCATGGACCTGGTGATTAACCACACGTCCGATCAGCATCCATGGTTCAGGGATGCCCGGACAAGCAAAACTTCCAAATACCGCGACTGGTACGTATGGTCGGCCCAGCGGCCCAAGAATGCTGACAAGGGAATGGTATTCCCGGGCATTGAAAAAGAAGTATGGACCCTGGACAAGCAAACGAACGAATACTTTTATCACCGGTTTTACACCTTCCAGCCCGATCTCAACTACTCCAACCCTGCCGTGATGCGCGAAAGCCAGCGCATCATCGGGTACTGGCTTAACCAGGGCATTGCGGGGTTCCGGCTGGATGCGGTACCATTCATCATCGAGGTGCCCAAATCGAACATTGATAAACCCGAACTCGACTTTGATTTCCTGACTGATATGCGCCAGTTTGTACAATCCCGAAAGGCCGACGCTACCATCCTGGGAGAAGCGAACGTTGAACCCTCGGAAAATGGCAGGTACTTCGGCAAGCGCGGCGAGGGGATACAGATGATGTTTAACTTTTTTGCCAATCAGCACCTTTTCTACGCACTGGCCACCGGCGAGCTCGAACCCCTGAAGTCGGCACTGCTGCAAACGAAAGAGATACCGGATGCCTCCCAATGGGCTAACTTCCTGCGTAACCACGATGAGATAGACCTCGGAAGGCTCACCGACAAGCAGCGGCAGCAGGTTTATGATAAATTTGGTCCTGACAAGAATATGCAGCTGTATGACCGTGGGATACGACGCAGGCTGGCGCCCATGCTCAGCAATAACCGCAAGCATATTGATCTGGCATACAGCCTGTTGTTCTCCCTTCCCGGTGCGCCGGTGATCCGCTATGGCGAGGAGCTGGGTATGGGCGATGACCTGAGCCTTAAAGAGCGGCTTTCCGTGCGCACACCTATGCAATGGAATGGTTCAGCCAATGCAGGATTTACCACGGCAGATACGGCTTTCAGACCGGTGATCAACTCTGGGCCTTTTGGTTTTCAGCAGGTCAATGTAGAAAAGGAATACCGCGACCCTGCTTCCCTGCTCAACTGGATTACCATGCTGATCCGTCTTCGCAAGTCGGCGCCCGAGATTGGATTAGGGTCCTATACTTTACTCAACTGCAAAGCTCCTTCGGTACTGGGCATCCGGTACGACTATGAGGGGCAAAGCGTGGTGGTACTTCATAATCTCAGCGACAAACCGGCAAAAGCGACATTTACATTGGACAAAGCAGATAAGCTTTACGACATGATCAACCCGGCCCAGGACCAGACGACTCCCAAAGGCAAGGCCGACATTGCCCTTGAAGGATACGGTTTTAAATGGTACCGGATCAACCGGGTACTCCCATAA
- a CDS encoding FRG domain-containing protein: MKSIEICSIDQFIREILELQTNCFDFFIFRGQRINAPLVPSLARYHYFDGIDAVERRMLVELKRMGKMMLPGAVSEDWELLILGQHYGLKTRLLDWSSNPLVALYFAIRDIDDSETPSYVYAFMGNNEQVIDKDDIPNDQTGISPFEINELKVLRPSLNNERIIAQSGWFTVHPYDNEKHGFVPMDQDDGMRGRVTEFMIVPGIKAKLMSHLNMLGFNAQTMFPELAGLCHYLNWQYLSKAEV; encoded by the coding sequence ATGAAATCGATCGAAATTTGTTCCATTGACCAGTTTATCCGCGAAATACTTGAACTGCAGACCAACTGCTTTGACTTCTTCATTTTCCGCGGTCAGCGTATTAATGCACCGCTTGTACCTTCCCTGGCCAGGTACCATTACTTTGACGGGATCGACGCCGTGGAGAGGCGGATGCTGGTAGAGCTCAAACGCATGGGTAAGATGATGCTGCCCGGGGCCGTGTCCGAAGATTGGGAGCTCCTGATCCTTGGCCAGCATTATGGATTGAAGACCAGGCTGCTGGACTGGTCGAGCAACCCGCTGGTTGCCCTCTATTTTGCGATCCGCGATATTGATGATTCTGAAACTCCCTCGTACGTTTATGCATTTATGGGAAACAATGAGCAGGTGATTGATAAAGATGATATCCCGAACGACCAGACGGGTATTTCTCCTTTCGAGATCAACGAGCTGAAAGTACTTCGTCCTTCGCTGAACAATGAACGGATCATTGCGCAGTCGGGCTGGTTTACGGTTCATCCTTACGATAATGAAAAGCACGGCTTCGTGCCTATGGACCAGGACGACGGGATGCGTGGCCGCGTAACGGAATTCATGATCGTGCCGGGGATCAAGGCGAAGCTCATGAGCCACCTCAACATGCTGGGCTTCAATGCGCAGACGATGTTCCCCGAACTCGCGGGATTGTGCCATTATCTCAACTGGCAGTACCTCTCAAAGGCCGAAGTGTGA
- a CDS encoding RidA family protein: MKKSLVNPWKWQDQLGYAQAVEIPHGTHTLYCAGQAAMKADGTPLSSDMSGQIDLSFDNLETVLSKAGYSMKNVVRLNFYTTSIEQFFAAYGQVIERLRASDCVASSTLTEVNALAFPQLQVELEATAVR, translated from the coding sequence ATGAAAAAATCACTCGTTAACCCCTGGAAATGGCAGGACCAGCTGGGGTATGCCCAGGCCGTCGAAATACCACACGGAACGCACACCCTGTACTGCGCCGGCCAAGCCGCCATGAAGGCTGATGGTACGCCGCTTTCCTCAGACATGAGCGGACAGATCGACCTGAGTTTCGACAACCTGGAAACCGTACTTTCGAAAGCAGGCTACTCAATGAAAAACGTTGTCCGCCTGAACTTTTACACCACTTCCATCGAGCAATTTTTTGCGGCTTACGGTCAGGTAATCGAGCGGCTGAGGGCATCGGATTGTGTAGCATCCAGTACGCTTACGGAGGTAAATGCACTGGCATTTCCACAATTGCAGGTAGAACTGGAGGCCACTGCGGTTCGGTAG
- a CDS encoding DUF421 domain-containing protein: protein MKKEDIKPGDWYRILFGETPVEFMLEILLRTLIIYTVLLVIVRFMGKRMGGQLTISELAVMVTLGAIVSPGMQMPQTGLLVCTVILICALIFQKGLNRLEYNSSRFEKISQGTLTVLVRNGIIQVEEMARTKVSREQLYAALRGKSIYNLGEIDRVYLEACGIFSIYSRQKPAPGLLLFPSADSTIGAYAQQKADGVCVCAYCGKVSDRAESQEVCPECGKDEWKDASISYLAETEQQEQ from the coding sequence ATGAAAAAAGAAGATATCAAACCAGGCGACTGGTACCGGATCTTGTTCGGCGAGACGCCCGTCGAATTTATGCTCGAGATCCTGCTGAGGACGCTTATTATTTATACTGTACTGCTGGTAATAGTCAGGTTCATGGGCAAGCGCATGGGCGGGCAGCTCACCATTTCCGAACTGGCGGTGATGGTTACCCTCGGTGCCATTGTTTCTCCGGGTATGCAAATGCCGCAAACAGGTCTGCTGGTATGTACCGTGATCCTGATATGTGCCCTGATCTTTCAAAAAGGGCTGAACAGGCTCGAATATAACAGTTCCAGGTTTGAAAAAATCAGTCAGGGTACGCTTACCGTGCTTGTCCGCAACGGTATTATTCAGGTCGAAGAAATGGCGAGAACCAAAGTCTCCCGGGAGCAGCTCTATGCTGCATTGCGCGGCAAAAGCATTTACAACCTGGGTGAAATAGATCGTGTGTACCTGGAAGCCTGTGGCATTTTTAGCATTTACTCAAGACAAAAACCGGCACCTGGCCTGCTGCTCTTTCCGTCTGCAGATTCCACCATTGGTGCCTATGCACAGCAGAAAGCGGATGGGGTATGTGTGTGTGCCTATTGTGGAAAAGTTTCCGACCGGGCAGAAAGCCAAGAAGTATGCCCGGAATGCGGGAAAGATGAGTGGAAAGATGCAAGCATTTCTTACCTGGCTGAAACTGAACAGCAGGAACAATGA
- a CDS encoding Gfo/Idh/MocA family protein, which produces MDFYHQRRRFLRQAGQVAMAVPGLSMLGYEVLAGNDVLASSAGQENAAFNQDKKLGVALVGLGKYSEEQLAPALLETQRCKLTAIVTGTPEKAGKWKEKYKIPDKNVYNYQNFDKIKDNPDVDIVYVVLPNSMHAEYTIRAAKAGKHVICEKPMATSVKDCEAMIKACKDAGKMLSIGYRLHFEPHNLTIAKFGKEQVHGKIKKVLAIDSQEMEKGAWRLDRERAGGGPVMDLGVYCVQGSIYAMGQNPVSVMAKEGAKTDVERFGEVEQTMDFQLEFPGGAMANCHTSYAESGNLLRVEAEKGWYELEPAYGYDGIKGKTSLDKLEFAAVNQQALQMDDFADCVRNKKPTRVPGEMGLRDVKILMAIYEAARTGKKIPLNLA; this is translated from the coding sequence ATGGATTTTTATCATCAGAGGAGACGATTTCTCCGGCAGGCAGGGCAGGTTGCCATGGCGGTACCCGGCCTGAGCATGCTGGGCTATGAAGTACTTGCAGGAAATGATGTGCTTGCGTCATCAGCAGGGCAGGAAAACGCGGCTTTTAACCAGGACAAAAAGCTGGGTGTGGCGCTTGTAGGGTTGGGGAAATACAGCGAAGAGCAACTCGCGCCGGCACTGCTGGAAACGCAGCGCTGCAAACTCACGGCGATTGTGACAGGTACCCCCGAAAAAGCCGGCAAGTGGAAGGAAAAATACAAGATTCCGGATAAAAACGTCTATAACTACCAGAACTTCGACAAGATCAAAGACAATCCGGATGTTGACATTGTATATGTGGTACTGCCAAATTCCATGCATGCAGAGTACACCATCAGGGCTGCAAAGGCGGGCAAGCATGTGATCTGTGAAAAGCCCATGGCCACATCGGTGAAGGATTGCGAAGCGATGATAAAGGCGTGTAAGGATGCGGGTAAGATGCTCTCCATCGGCTACCGTCTGCACTTTGAACCCCACAACCTGACCATCGCTAAATTTGGAAAAGAACAGGTACACGGGAAAATTAAGAAAGTGCTGGCTATCGACAGCCAGGAAATGGAAAAAGGCGCCTGGCGTCTCGACCGCGAGCGGGCAGGCGGCGGACCCGTCATGGACCTTGGGGTGTATTGTGTGCAGGGATCTATCTACGCGATGGGGCAAAATCCCGTCAGCGTGATGGCGAAAGAAGGTGCTAAGACGGACGTGGAAAGGTTTGGCGAAGTTGAACAGACCATGGATTTCCAGCTTGAATTTCCGGGAGGAGCCATGGCCAACTGTCACACCAGCTACGCCGAATCCGGAAACCTGCTCAGGGTAGAAGCGGAAAAAGGCTGGTATGAACTGGAACCCGCCTATGGCTACGACGGAATCAAAGGAAAAACAAGCCTCGATAAACTCGAATTTGCAGCGGTAAACCAGCAGGCTCTCCAGATGGATGATTTTGCAGATTGCGTCCGCAACAAGAAACCTACCCGCGTACCCGGGGAAATGGGCCTGCGCGATGTAAAGATCCTCATGGCCATTTACGAGGCTGCCCGCACGGGAAAGAAAATCCCGCTGAACCTGGCTTGA
- a CDS encoding MBL fold metallo-hydrolase, giving the protein MKTAEIHQDTFFKVAEHVWGIKDIFVNVFLVANPDNSWTLVDAGLKTTFPKIKKAAAELFGENVPPTAVILTHGHFDHVGSLKAILEEWHVPVYAHLLEMPYLTGRSAYPPADPSVGGGMMAWMSGLYPNDPIDLVDAAKSLPLSGEIPFMPGWKYFHTPGHAPGHISLWRENDKVLIAGDAFVTTKQESLLHVITQRKVVSGPPKYFTCDWYQAEKSVNTLADLSPEVVATGHGKPMSKAEMGQQLMELAYNFADRAVPSQGRYVAEPAVTNRSGVVSLPESKSGLKVALAVVSSIAIITAGLYFAQSRRNFRLSGW; this is encoded by the coding sequence ATGAAAACAGCCGAAATTCATCAGGATACATTTTTTAAAGTTGCGGAGCATGTCTGGGGAATCAAGGACATTTTCGTGAACGTGTTCCTGGTCGCCAATCCGGACAATTCCTGGACATTGGTTGATGCAGGTCTTAAAACAACATTTCCTAAAATCAAAAAGGCAGCGGCCGAACTGTTCGGGGAAAATGTCCCTCCCACAGCAGTTATACTTACACACGGGCACTTTGATCACGTTGGTTCCCTGAAAGCAATACTGGAAGAGTGGCATGTGCCCGTATATGCCCACCTGCTCGAAATGCCTTACCTGACCGGGCGGTCTGCATACCCGCCTGCTGATCCCAGCGTTGGCGGAGGGATGATGGCCTGGATGTCGGGCTTGTACCCAAATGATCCGATAGACCTTGTAGATGCTGCCAAGTCGCTGCCGCTGAGCGGAGAAATTCCGTTTATGCCGGGCTGGAAGTATTTTCATACGCCGGGTCACGCCCCAGGTCACATCAGCCTGTGGCGCGAGAATGATAAGGTGTTGATTGCAGGGGATGCATTTGTAACGACGAAGCAGGAATCTTTGCTGCATGTCATCACACAGCGGAAGGTAGTATCCGGCCCACCCAAATATTTCACTTGCGACTGGTACCAGGCCGAAAAGTCCGTGAACACGCTGGCTGATTTGTCTCCCGAAGTAGTAGCTACGGGTCACGGCAAGCCGATGTCAAAAGCCGAGATGGGCCAGCAACTCATGGAGCTCGCCTACAACTTCGCTGATCGTGCCGTACCAAGCCAGGGCCGGTATGTAGCTGAGCCGGCCGTTACAAACCGTTCCGGCGTGGTAAGTTTGCCGGAATCGAAAAGTGGTCTTAAAGTAGCACTGGCGGTGGTAAGCAGCATTGCGATCATTACGGCCGGGCTCTACTTTGCACAATCCCGCAGAAACTTCAGATTGTCGGGCTGGTAA
- a CDS encoding NmrA/HSCARG family protein, producing the protein MNSKKTIAVFGATGGQGGGLAHAILDDPERTFSVRAVTRHPDSEAARVLAMKGAEVVFGDLNEPESVRQVLRGAYAAYFVTFFWEHFSPEKELMQAKTMAQEAAAAGLEHAIWSTLEDTRALIRPQDPNFPTLMGRYKVPHFDAKGEANRFFTEAGVPVTFLLTSFYWDNFVNLGMGPKRDAAGKWALTLPLGNRRLAGIAAEDIGRCAYGVFKAGQAMIGQTVGIAGEHLTGAEMAQMYSDVIGEDVTYNDIPCDVYRSLGFPGSDDLANMFRFYQDYEVPFCAARNVDRTRMLNPALRSFAAWLAENAAVLR; encoded by the coding sequence ATGAACAGTAAGAAAACAATTGCTGTGTTCGGAGCTACGGGCGGGCAGGGCGGCGGCCTTGCGCACGCCATCCTGGATGATCCCGAGCGTACTTTTTCGGTGCGCGCCGTCACCCGCCATCCCGACAGCGAGGCAGCCCGGGTACTGGCAATGAAAGGAGCGGAAGTGGTATTTGGCGACCTGAATGAGCCGGAGTCAGTGCGCCAGGTGCTGAGAGGAGCTTACGCCGCTTACTTTGTGACGTTTTTCTGGGAGCATTTTTCACCTGAAAAAGAGCTTATGCAGGCAAAAACCATGGCGCAGGAAGCCGCAGCAGCCGGACTTGAACATGCGATATGGTCGACGCTGGAAGATACCCGTGCGCTGATCCGCCCTCAGGATCCGAACTTTCCGACACTGATGGGCCGGTACAAAGTACCGCACTTTGATGCCAAGGGAGAAGCCAACCGGTTTTTTACAGAAGCGGGTGTGCCCGTCACTTTCCTGCTCACTTCGTTTTACTGGGACAATTTTGTAAACCTTGGAATGGGACCGAAGCGCGATGCTGCCGGAAAGTGGGCACTAACACTCCCGCTGGGAAACCGACGGCTGGCGGGGATTGCGGCAGAGGACATCGGCCGGTGCGCCTATGGTGTATTCAAAGCCGGGCAGGCGATGATCGGGCAGACGGTGGGCATTGCCGGTGAACACCTCACCGGCGCGGAAATGGCGCAAATGTACAGTGATGTAATTGGCGAAGATGTGACTTACAACGATATACCGTGCGATGTATATCGCTCACTGGGCTTTCCGGGATCAGACGATCTTGCCAATATGTTCCGTTTCTACCAGGATTATGAGGTGCCGTTTTGTGCCGCAAGAAACGTGGATCGTACCCGCATGTTAAATCCCGCCCTCCGGTCATTTGCCGCCTGGCTTGCAGAAAACGCAGCTGTGCTCCGATAA
- a CDS encoding DUF421 domain-containing protein translates to MMNNQAPPIRWNDWARIFFGEVPAGFYIEVVLRTLIIYVLLMTAMRLMGKRMASQLGQNETIAMVCLAAAIGIPMQAPDRGLIPAFIIGMIVVVVQQVIASKAARDESFEALTQDNFDTLVSEGVLQLDCMLETRLTRERIFGQLRNDGIHHLGEVKRVYLEANGTFTIIRNSPAIPGLSVIPPWDEEFLKKKCRETGELVCHSCGTRRNEQEPKGDNCEVCGANDWMDAVL, encoded by the coding sequence ATGATGAATAACCAGGCTCCGCCGATCCGCTGGAATGATTGGGCGCGCATTTTCTTCGGCGAAGTACCTGCCGGCTTTTACATTGAAGTAGTGCTCAGGACACTGATCATTTATGTACTCCTGATGACGGCCATGCGGCTTATGGGAAAGCGGATGGCTTCCCAGCTCGGGCAGAACGAAACGATTGCGATGGTGTGCCTTGCTGCGGCCATCGGTATACCCATGCAGGCACCGGATCGCGGGCTGATTCCCGCATTCATCATCGGGATGATTGTGGTGGTGGTACAGCAGGTGATCGCGTCGAAAGCGGCCAGGGATGAAAGCTTTGAGGCACTCACGCAGGACAACTTTGACACGCTTGTGTCAGAAGGCGTACTTCAGCTCGACTGTATGCTGGAAACGCGGCTGACGCGCGAACGCATTTTCGGCCAGCTCCGCAATGACGGCATTCATCATCTCGGGGAAGTGAAACGCGTGTACCTGGAAGCAAACGGCACTTTTACGATCATCAGGAACAGTCCGGCAATTCCGGGACTATCCGTGATTCCTCCCTGGGACGAAGAATTTCTAAAGAAAAAATGCAGGGAAACCGGAGAGCTGGTTTGCCACAGCTGCGGCACCCGGCGCAATGAGCAGGAACCCAAAGGTGATAACTGCGAGGTGTGCGGCGCCAATGACTGGATGGATGCCGTACTCTGA
- a CDS encoding DUF421 domain-containing protein, whose protein sequence is MKKEDIHLGDWQRMFLGDVPAAFYWEVVVRIAVIYLVLMISMRLMGKRMASQLSRNEMIALVSLAAAIGVPLQAPDRGILAAAVIAVVVVLVQQLTARFSSRNKKFESVTQGNMDILVSDSVLELSAMKDSGITRERAFAQLRSNGIRHLGEVKRLYFEAGGSFTMIKEIDVSPGLGVLPGGDRDFIEQVTTTVDKLVCNRCGMPQAAGSSTCVKCSAQDFTNAVI, encoded by the coding sequence ATGAAAAAGGAAGACATACATCTGGGTGATTGGCAGCGCATGTTCCTGGGCGATGTGCCTGCGGCTTTTTATTGGGAGGTAGTCGTACGCATTGCGGTCATCTACCTTGTACTGATGATTTCCATGCGCCTCATGGGCAAGCGGATGGCATCACAGCTGAGCCGGAACGAAATGATTGCGCTTGTATCCCTGGCTGCGGCCATCGGGGTTCCCCTGCAGGCACCCGACCGGGGCATTCTGGCAGCAGCGGTTATTGCGGTGGTGGTCGTACTTGTTCAGCAACTGACTGCGCGTTTTTCCTCCCGTAACAAGAAGTTTGAGTCTGTTACCCAGGGTAATATGGATATCCTGGTCAGTGACAGCGTACTTGAACTCTCCGCCATGAAGGACTCGGGTATTACCCGGGAGCGGGCCTTTGCGCAGCTGCGCAGTAACGGAATCAGGCATTTGGGCGAGGTAAAGCGGCTGTACTTCGAGGCAGGCGGCAGCTTTACGATGATCAAAGAAATTGACGTGAGTCCCGGACTGGGCGTGTTGCCAGGTGGCGACCGCGACTTCATTGAGCAGGTGACTACCACGGTTGACAAGCTTGTATGCAACCGGTGCGGTATGCCGCAGGCTGCCGGAAGCAGCACCTGCGTAAAGTGTTCGGCACAGGATTTTACCAACGCAGTGATTTAA
- a CDS encoding pirin family protein, with amino-acid sequence MIDLVIEARKAAISEAVMVRRILPFRLRRMVGPFIFMDHAGPIAQVPANPSSLDVLPHPHIGLSTVSYLFGGQVTHRDSLGVEQVIRPGEVNWMTAGSGIAHSERFEDPAALAGGLEMIQTWVALPEKDEEAMPSFRNYGAGELPVFTDKGIWMRQIAGEAYGLSSPVATSSPLFYLHVLLEPGARFGVPGGYTERAAYVVKGSVEVAGTLYRPGTMLCFGPGNDPVITSREGATVMLLGGEPLGERFIWWNFVSSRKERIEQAKEDWKQGRILLPPSDNHDFIPLPDDHSRPAGTAPRPEPLS; translated from the coding sequence ATGATCGATCTTGTCATTGAAGCCCGGAAGGCAGCCATCAGCGAGGCCGTGATGGTCAGGCGCATCCTTCCGTTCCGGTTGCGGCGGATGGTAGGACCATTCATATTCATGGACCATGCCGGTCCCATTGCACAGGTTCCCGCCAATCCTTCTTCCCTGGACGTGCTGCCGCATCCGCATATCGGTCTTTCTACTGTCAGCTACCTTTTCGGCGGCCAGGTTACCCATCGTGACAGTCTGGGTGTGGAGCAGGTGATCAGGCCGGGGGAGGTCAACTGGATGACTGCCGGCAGTGGCATTGCACATTCCGAACGTTTCGAGGACCCGGCTGCACTGGCAGGTGGTCTGGAAATGATCCAGACCTGGGTAGCGCTGCCTGAAAAAGACGAGGAGGCAATGCCCTCTTTCCGCAACTACGGTGCGGGGGAGCTTCCGGTATTTACCGATAAGGGAATATGGATGCGGCAGATTGCGGGCGAGGCATACGGACTCAGTAGTCCGGTTGCCACGAGCTCACCCCTGTTTTACCTGCATGTGCTGCTGGAACCCGGCGCGCGTTTCGGCGTTCCCGGCGGATATACCGAGCGTGCGGCATACGTGGTCAAAGGGAGTGTGGAGGTGGCAGGTACGCTGTACCGGCCGGGTACCATGCTGTGTTTCGGACCAGGCAATGATCCCGTCATCACCAGCAGGGAAGGTGCCACGGTGATGCTGCTCGGCGGAGAACCTTTGGGTGAACGCTTCATCTGGTGGAACTTTGTTTCATCCCGTAAGGAGCGCATTGAGCAGGCGAAAGAGGACTGGAAACAGGGGAGGATTTTACTTCCGCCTTCGGACAACCATGACTTTATACCGCTGCCCGACGACCATTCACGTCCTGCCGGAACAGCGCCCCGTCCTGAACCGCTTTCCTGA
- a CDS encoding diheme cytochrome c-553, producing the protein MKTNLLAACTAVWLLCAFSGTGGADNAAKKNTERKTSLHKPLPDKVLIERGRYLVTMIGCGDCHSPKKLTARGPVPDMDRYLSGYDSREQLPAYDGKIVKTGQWVLFNGQNTAAAGPWGVSFAANLTPDETGIGSWSLQQFTKAMRQGKYKGLDNTRPLLPPMPWPNYAQISDPDMKAIFTYLKSIKPVSNAVPAPLPPTP; encoded by the coding sequence ATGAAAACAAACTTGCTGGCGGCATGTACCGCCGTGTGGCTGCTCTGTGCCTTTTCGGGAACCGGCGGCGCTGATAATGCCGCAAAGAAAAACACCGAACGTAAAACCAGCCTGCACAAGCCGCTGCCCGACAAAGTACTCATTGAGCGTGGCCGGTACCTTGTGACCATGATCGGCTGTGGCGACTGCCACTCTCCAAAAAAGCTGACTGCACGGGGACCTGTGCCTGATATGGATCGGTATCTTTCCGGCTATGACAGCCGCGAGCAACTTCCGGCGTATGATGGCAAAATCGTCAAAACTGGCCAGTGGGTGCTGTTTAATGGTCAGAATACCGCAGCCGCCGGCCCCTGGGGCGTATCCTTTGCTGCCAACCTTACACCCGATGAGACGGGCATCGGCAGCTGGTCGCTGCAGCAATTTACAAAAGCAATGCGGCAGGGTAAATACAAAGGGCTGGACAATACAAGGCCGCTGCTTCCGCCCATGCCGTGGCCTAACTATGCACAGATCAGCGATCCCGATATGAAGGCGATTTTTACCTACCTGAAATCAATAAAACCCGTGTCCAATGCAGTACCTGCACCGCTGCCGCCTACGCCATAG
- a CDS encoding helix-turn-helix transcriptional regulator, whose protein sequence is MATSYQEVKPSAALQPYVECYWLHHFETTNGMEESPVQRCMPFGALELIIHLDDNCAYALFEGRWQKLPQAFFVGIYRDTVQWKAVGPGRKFGIRLKPESMQLFNVSLGAMFNHFTELSNLLGRDIERFVANVYGLTDMQEVVTQAEHFLAGRLRSLKNERSYLYEALRLIRQANGNVNMDSLSAHLSISKRQLERSFKDHYGTSPKLYQRIIRFRHAYESFQQTAATPNWLDVSYNFGYADQAHFIRDFKEFSNDVPTLVYQDVNQHFRTLRR, encoded by the coding sequence ATGGCAACAAGTTACCAGGAAGTTAAGCCGTCTGCTGCATTGCAGCCCTACGTGGAATGCTACTGGCTGCACCATTTCGAAACCACTAACGGAATGGAGGAATCTCCCGTGCAGCGCTGCATGCCGTTTGGTGCCCTGGAACTGATCATCCACCTGGACGATAATTGTGCATATGCCTTGTTTGAAGGTCGGTGGCAGAAACTGCCGCAGGCATTTTTTGTGGGAATATACCGGGACACGGTGCAGTGGAAAGCAGTAGGGCCGGGCAGGAAGTTCGGGATCAGGCTTAAACCGGAATCCATGCAGCTTTTTAACGTCTCGCTGGGAGCGATGTTCAACCACTTCACCGAACTTTCCAATCTGCTCGGGCGGGATATTGAACGGTTTGTCGCGAACGTATATGGACTCACGGACATGCAGGAGGTTGTTACGCAGGCAGAGCACTTTCTGGCAGGCCGGCTACGGTCGCTGAAAAACGAGCGCAGCTACCTTTATGAGGCGCTCCGCCTGATCAGGCAGGCAAATGGAAATGTAAACATGGACAGCCTGAGCGCACACCTGTCGATCAGCAAGAGGCAGCTCGAACGGAGTTTCAAAGACCATTATGGCACCTCGCCAAAGCTGTACCAGCGTATTATCCGGTTCCGGCACGCGTATGAATCCTTTCAGCAAACGGCTGCGACGCCGAACTGGCTTGATGTTTCGTACAATTTCGGGTATGCAGACCAGGCGCATTTCATCCGTGATTTCAAAGAGTTTTCAAATGATGTCCCTACACTGGTATACCAGGATGTCAACCAGCACTTCCGCACTTTGAGGCGGTAA